The following nucleotide sequence is from Achromobacter spanius.
CCTGCGACACCTTGGCGCCGTTGCGATTGGCGCCGTAGAAGGGCACGGCCAATTCTTTGTAGAACTGCGAGCGGTCACCGGCCACGCCCTTGCGGATGCCGTCGAACACCTCGATGGGCAGACCTTCGGGGTTGGATGCCGACTTCACCATCACCGGCGGCACCGCGCCGATCAGCACGGCGCGCGCAACGCGCCTGGCGCCATGGCGGCCGATGTAGCGCACCACTTCGCCGCCGCCCGTGGAGTGGCCAACCATCGTGATGTTCTTCACGTCCAGCGCGTCAAGCAGTTGCGCCAGGTCATCGGCATAGGTGTCCATATCGTTGCCGGACGAGGGCTGCGCCGACCGGCCGTGGCCGCGACGGTCATGCGCAATGACGCGAAAACCGTTCTGCGCCAGGAAGTGCATTTGCCCGTCCCAGGCATCCGCGTTCAGCGGCCAGCCGTGCGAGAACGTGACGACCGGGCCGTCGCCCCAGTCCTTGTAGTAAAGCTGCGTGCCGTCCTGGGTGGTGAAGGTATTGGAAGTCATGGATGTGCCCTGGTGGGTTTGCGAATTGCGTTGCGGTTTGCCTTGCGGATTGAGTTGCGAACTGGCTTGCGCGCCAAGCGCGAAAGCGCTGGCCGCCAGCGCCGCGCTGCCGGCAAGCAGCGTGCGGCGGGTGGCGTTGGCGGTGTTGCCGATGTCGTTGTGGGAGTCGTTCATGAATGCCCCTTGGGTGGAAAGAAGATGACGAGGGCATCGTAGGTCTGGCCCTCCA
It contains:
- a CDS encoding alpha/beta fold hydrolase: MNDSHNDIGNTANATRRTLLAGSAALAASAFALGAQASSQLNPQGKPQRNSQTHQGTSMTSNTFTTQDGTQLYYKDWGDGPVVTFSHGWPLNADAWDGQMHFLAQNGFRVIAHDRRGHGRSAQPSSGNDMDTYADDLAQLLDALDVKNITMVGHSTGGGEVVRYIGRHGARRVARAVLIGAVPPVMVKSASNPEGLPIEVFDGIRKGVAGDRSQFYKELAVPFYGANRNGAKVSQGMLDQFWLWSMQSGQKNAYECVKAFSETDFTEDLKKISVPTLFMHGEDDQIVPLHDSAKKAARLVKHAKEIYYPGAPHGLTATMQDRINADLLAFLRA